Proteins encoded within one genomic window of Citrobacter amalonaticus Y19:
- the pth gene encoding aminoacyl-tRNA hydrolase → MTIKLIVGLANPGAEYAATRHNAGAWYVDLLAERLRAPLHEEPKFFGYTSRVSLEGEDVRLLVPTTFMNLSGKAVGAMASFYRINPDEILVAHDELDLPPGVAKFKLGGGHGGHNGLKDIISKLGNNPNFHRLRVGIGHPGDKNKVVGFVLGKPPVSEQKLIDDAIDEAARCTELWFKEGLTKATNRLHAFKAQ, encoded by the coding sequence GTGACGATTAAACTGATTGTCGGCCTGGCGAACCCCGGCGCTGAATATGCAGCCACCCGACATAATGCGGGCGCATGGTACGTCGATTTACTGGCGGAGCGGTTGCGCGCTCCCCTGCACGAAGAGCCGAAATTCTTTGGCTATACCTCCAGAGTCAGTCTGGAAGGTGAAGATGTCCGTTTGTTAGTTCCCACCACGTTTATGAATCTGAGCGGCAAAGCGGTCGGCGCGATGGCGAGTTTTTATCGCATCAATCCTGATGAAATTTTAGTGGCCCACGATGAACTGGATCTTCCGCCTGGCGTGGCGAAATTTAAACTCGGTGGAGGTCATGGCGGGCACAACGGGCTGAAAGACATTATCAGCAAGCTCGGCAATAACCCTAACTTTCATCGCTTACGTGTCGGAATCGGCCATCCGGGCGACAAAAATAAAGTTGTCGGCTTTGTGTTAGGTAAACCCCCTGTTTCTGAACAGAAGTTAATTGACGATGCAATTGACGAAGCGGCGCGTTGTACTGAGTTGTGGTTCAAAGAAGGTTTGACCAAAGCAACGAACCGATTGCACGCCTTTAAAGCGCAATAA
- the ychF gene encoding redox-regulated ATPase YchF, producing the protein MGFKCGIVGLPNVGKSTLFNALTKAGIEAANFPFCTIEPNTGVVPMPDPRLDQLAEIVKPQRILPTTMEFVDIAGLVKGASKGEGLGNQFLTNIRETEAIGHVVRCFENDNIIHVSGKVNPAEDIDVINTELALADLDTCERAIHRVQKKAKGGDKDAKAELAALEKCLPQLSEAGMLRSLDLTEEDKAAIRYLSFLTLKPTMYIANVNEDGFENNPYLDQVREIAAKEGSVVVPVCAAVEADIAELDDDERDEFMQELGLEEPGLNRVIRAGYKLLNLQTYFTAGVKEVRAWTIPVGATAPQAAGKIHTDFEKGFIRAQTIAFDDFITYKGEQGAKEAGKMRAEGKDYIVKDGDVMNFLFNV; encoded by the coding sequence ATGGGATTCAAATGCGGTATCGTCGGTTTGCCCAACGTCGGGAAATCCACCCTGTTCAACGCGCTGACCAAAGCCGGTATTGAAGCGGCAAACTTCCCATTCTGTACGATTGAGCCGAATACCGGCGTCGTGCCAATGCCCGATCCGCGTCTGGACCAGTTGGCTGAGATCGTCAAACCGCAGCGTATCCTGCCGACCACAATGGAATTTGTTGATATCGCGGGTCTGGTGAAAGGCGCGTCCAAAGGTGAAGGTCTGGGTAACCAGTTCCTGACCAACATTCGTGAAACCGAAGCAATCGGACACGTGGTGCGCTGCTTCGAAAACGACAACATCATTCACGTTTCGGGCAAAGTGAACCCGGCGGAAGATATTGACGTTATCAACACCGAACTGGCGCTTGCGGATCTCGATACCTGCGAACGCGCTATTCATCGCGTACAGAAGAAAGCCAAAGGCGGCGATAAAGACGCCAAAGCCGAACTGGCAGCACTGGAAAAATGCCTGCCGCAGCTCTCTGAAGCCGGCATGCTGCGTTCTCTGGATCTGACGGAAGAAGACAAAGCAGCGATCCGCTACCTGAGCTTCCTGACCCTGAAGCCAACCATGTATATCGCCAACGTCAACGAAGATGGCTTTGAAAACAATCCGTATCTCGATCAGGTGCGTGAAATTGCCGCAAAAGAAGGTTCCGTCGTGGTTCCGGTGTGTGCAGCCGTTGAGGCGGACATCGCTGAACTCGACGATGACGAGCGCGACGAATTCATGCAGGAACTGGGGCTGGAAGAACCGGGCCTTAACCGCGTGATCCGTGCTGGCTATAAACTGCTGAACCTGCAGACCTACTTCACCGCAGGCGTGAAAGAAGTCCGTGCGTGGACCATCCCAGTCGGCGCGACGGCGCCACAGGCGGCGGGTAAAATCCATACTGACTTTGAGAAAGGCTTTATCCGCGCACAAACCATCGCTTTCGACGATTTCATTACCTACAAAGGTGAGCAGGGCGCGAAAGAAGCCGGCAAGATGCGTGCTGAAGGGAAAGATTACATTGTGAAAGATGGCGATGTGATGAACTTCCTGTTCAACGTCTAA
- a CDS encoding autotransporter outer membrane beta-barrel domain-containing protein, whose product MIETKGYQSYAILLASGNIAMTMNNLAIITRGLGATAIEIGNNYATTSLLSAASLSNSSIETFGYSGQGVYVSSKFALTMDDVDITVHGDRTNGLKASAGNNSTQPTLTASDIDITMSGKDSVGVMNDRANTYLNDIRLMLSGDNSTALSVGTTNVASTAQIENLTARVTGNNSTGMFIGGSPDIRFNNSSISMAGNNSNGIAVGYLSMITHSALPMVDSHIETQDGYALRSINADLDLDLTRSTLAGRTGGEAGIAVNVEDNGAYQSGVVDVTASDNSHIFGDTVSQSINAAALNLTLNTASTMTGRMVRGNSMALDDTSRWNVTGDSDVTTLSNLGTVAFTAPGDDGAFKTVTVGDYLGGGTLIMNTALGDDSSATDRLIVSGNTAGTTKLYVNNVNGSGTTTVNGIEVISVGGQSDGLFTLENRALAGAYEYFLHQDNGDWYLRSALAPEPPQPQEPDQPQEPEHTGEQPSTPVSPAQPTPEPTPVQDAQIYRPEAGAYLANMAAANRLFSHSLKDREGRAENSSMWLRQSAFRNNSRDGSGQLQMGSNNYVVQGGGELWNGQPGEQDRLGVGVMAGYGYSNGNTHSSKSHYDAKNSVQGYSAGAYATWYQNAESLNGGYADSWLQYSWMRASVNGEGQVGENYGIKGLSASLEGGYRQPLHQSTSGAFFITPQAQVIWSGMKADRHQEVNGTRVEGSGNAQTRLGLNLSYDALDEQESGKLYTVYGEVNWLHSTNNANVTMDNVRVEQAGSRNLGEVKLGFEGQPTEALTLWTNLAQRVGTEHYTDTSVNVGIKYQF is encoded by the coding sequence ATGATTGAAACTAAAGGTTATCAGTCGTATGCCATTTTACTGGCCAGCGGAAATATTGCGATGACCATGAATAACCTTGCCATTATTACTCGTGGGTTAGGGGCGACAGCCATTGAGATAGGTAACAACTACGCTACGACCAGTTTACTTTCCGCTGCTTCATTATCGAATTCATCCATTGAGACATTTGGGTACTCCGGTCAGGGTGTGTATGTCTCAAGTAAATTCGCGCTGACGATGGATGATGTCGATATTACTGTCCACGGAGACAGGACCAACGGTCTGAAAGCTTCTGCGGGGAACAATTCAACTCAGCCAACGCTTACGGCTTCTGACATTGATATTACGATGAGCGGGAAGGACAGCGTTGGTGTGATGAATGATCGTGCTAATACCTATCTGAACGATATTCGTCTCATGCTCAGTGGTGATAATTCGACGGCTCTCAGTGTAGGCACCACCAATGTTGCATCGACTGCACAAATAGAGAATCTGACCGCGCGCGTAACCGGTAATAACTCGACGGGGATGTTTATTGGTGGCAGCCCTGATATTCGCTTCAATAACAGCAGCATTAGCATGGCAGGTAACAACAGCAATGGAATCGCGGTGGGATATTTGTCGATGATTACCCATAGCGCGTTACCGATGGTCGATAGCCACATTGAGACCCAGGATGGCTACGCGTTGAGAAGCATTAATGCAGACCTCGATCTCGATTTAACTCGCTCGACGTTAGCAGGACGTACTGGCGGGGAGGCCGGAATTGCGGTGAACGTTGAAGACAACGGCGCGTATCAGTCTGGTGTGGTGGATGTGACCGCGAGCGACAACTCACATATTTTCGGTGATACTGTCTCGCAATCCATCAATGCGGCAGCGCTTAATCTCACATTAAATACGGCATCAACGATGACCGGCCGTATGGTTCGCGGAAACAGTATGGCGCTGGATGACACCAGCCGCTGGAATGTTACCGGGGATTCCGATGTCACTACCCTCAGCAATTTGGGTACCGTCGCGTTTACCGCACCTGGGGACGATGGAGCATTCAAGACTGTCACCGTCGGCGACTATCTTGGTGGGGGGACATTAATCATGAATACCGCGCTGGGGGATGACAGTTCAGCAACGGACAGGCTGATTGTCTCCGGTAATACCGCCGGGACGACAAAATTGTATGTGAATAACGTCAACGGCAGTGGTACCACGACGGTGAACGGAATTGAAGTCATTAGCGTAGGTGGACAGTCAGATGGTCTGTTTACCCTGGAGAATCGCGCGCTGGCCGGAGCGTATGAATACTTCCTGCACCAGGATAACGGCGACTGGTATCTGCGTTCGGCGCTGGCGCCAGAACCACCGCAACCCCAAGAGCCGGATCAGCCACAAGAACCAGAGCATACCGGTGAACAACCTTCCACGCCGGTCAGTCCGGCGCAACCAACGCCAGAACCAACACCAGTGCAGGACGCGCAAATTTACCGTCCGGAAGCTGGCGCTTATCTTGCCAACATGGCGGCAGCAAATCGCCTGTTCAGTCACAGTCTGAAGGATCGCGAAGGACGGGCGGAAAACTCCAGTATGTGGTTGCGACAGTCAGCGTTTCGCAATAATTCACGCGATGGCAGTGGTCAGTTACAAATGGGTAGCAACAATTATGTGGTTCAGGGCGGCGGTGAACTGTGGAACGGGCAACCAGGTGAACAGGATCGGCTGGGCGTAGGCGTTATGGCAGGTTATGGCTATAGCAACGGGAATACGCACTCCTCAAAATCGCATTACGACGCGAAGAACAGTGTTCAGGGTTACAGTGCAGGCGCCTATGCGACCTGGTACCAGAATGCGGAGTCGCTAAATGGGGGATATGCCGACAGCTGGCTGCAATACAGCTGGATGCGTGCATCAGTGAATGGAGAAGGGCAAGTGGGAGAAAACTATGGCATCAAAGGCCTGAGCGCTTCTCTGGAAGGCGGATATCGTCAGCCGTTGCATCAAAGTACCAGTGGTGCGTTTTTCATCACCCCACAGGCACAGGTCATCTGGAGCGGTATGAAGGCTGACCGCCACCAGGAAGTGAACGGTACACGGGTTGAAGGTAGCGGCAACGCACAAACGCGCCTGGGACTGAACTTGTCATACGATGCCCTGGATGAACAGGAAAGCGGTAAACTGTACACGGTTTATGGCGAGGTTAACTGGCTGCATAGCACCAACAATGCCAATGTTACGATGGACAATGTCAGGGTTGAACAGGCGGGTAGTCGTAATCTGGGTGAAGTGAAGTTAGGCTTTGAGGGGCAACCGACCGAGGCGCTCACCCTCTGGACAAACCTCGCTCAACGGGTGGGAACGGAACATTATACGGACACCTCAGTAAACGTGGGCATCAAATACCAGTTTTAA
- a CDS encoding autotransporter outer membrane beta-barrel domain-containing protein gives MNKIYRVIWNNTLRVFQVCSELVSGKQQNSSRSRTVPAITSQQNIFVSYRIPSRIRLLSLLLMMVLPVTAFAALDVDNSQGNSPLVITQDNSLSDAGVITVGTTSGETGELRINNGGSVSGTVTTIGSAAGSTGLVTVDGTGAILNIADIRVGSAGEGTLTITNGGVVSNSGSATIGQNAGSTGVVNVSSGSLWNLSGQPLIVGGKGTGTLNISGGSSVITGSDAGGGTSIGVGSSATVDGTGSSLTYGYGGLQISGDLSITDGGQVTSPNNRGGANVFNGSTLTIDGTDSRLTSGNFSVNTGGVLTVTNGGNLVTSGASGDAINGAVKVDGTGSVWTNNGNFFMGNTTGTTPTITITNGGAVNLTRGGQMMANNATSSALITVDGIGSLLSTGATLSMQGVNTTTPTTLQVTNGGALKSNAINIGRLAGDIARVTVDGDNSTWTTTAATNIGLQGAGSATLTNGAAMTSAGSILVGLQEGSTGSFDISGGSSVNMVNGSGVLQSLSVGNNGTGTLNIDTIGSVTAGNTTLGNANTGDGTVEVNGADAVLNTAILIVGQSGTGTLTITDNGVVNSSGTGTIGSNAGSSGVVDVSNGGLWSLINASGIAQMLSVGNYGTGTLNINTTGTVTGGATTLGGAVGGTGNVNVNGTDAALNTSSLIVGSYGRGILAIADSGVVNSTGMGIVGDRADSTGDVDVSNGGVWNLVNASGVAQILSVGNNGTGTLNINTTGTVTGGATTLGGGAGGTGQINVNGTDAVLNTTTLTVANYGQGTLAIADGAVVNSTGSGTVGSAAGGTGIVTVEGSDSLWDLTGSLTIGGQGTGSMTLTDNARVTSNGGTLGNAAAGNGTVDVSSGAIWDNGIGSFTVGNGATGTLTIFDGGTVNAGATQIGSQSAGDGSVNVEGTGSGFHVGALTVGQSGTGTLTVTDGGLANSSSGVVGAGAGSTGTVIVAGTDSLLRSPLVYLGKMGSGTLTLSNGGTLDTANPVELAMQAGSTGTLNIGAAHGDSATGAGFITGADSVNMGAGTGFIVFNHTVNDPTTTGGYQFTSLITGNGTVMQDAGHTVLNTENTYSGTTQVNGGTLTTTVQSTTGNTGLGTSAVNIATPGTLDVAGATTDGSGNFTFSNILTGNGLLNVDLASAADTFTFTSSTGEDFAGVTDLKNSTFALSGDNAAALTHAMLMTSTGNTTTVSGEVQNTDGLAFNGGTLAFDISLPGAAQSDGVLQTGTLVAGAGTFNRDGRDFQASGIGNVQVRLTDPWNDPGLTADPDTDLNLLQQDDTHADIRLVQADTVTGSGGSLTLTDQNGNAIGTDENIEIAQNGTVVADGQYGFRMTTAPGDGLYINYGLKEVDIRNEQTLTLAAFAADTGADADMSAKVSGTGNLAVSTGDTVSLSNGLNDYSGATLVQAGTLRTDADGALGNTSGLNISSNATADLNNTVQTAGVLTGQAGSVLDLGDGSLSGGALTLTNGGNSDGVLTGTGKLNIDGGVLTISGANSGLSATTNISNGAEVVISDVLGAGTGDITDDGTLTLDGVTGAQVNNLSGTGDVDATNTTDVMLTGDNRGFSGLFNIDSGSSLTVSEQNNLGTASVNDNGLLTVNTASDWTLSNAVSGSGDLTKTGSGVLTLTQGSAAWTGTTEILGGEIALGDKTTSPVDMASQLVNVHDGATLSGYGSTAGDINVMQGGTLQVDFTVGGDLNNSGRVLLNRPGMQPGNALTVNGNYSGNDGLMAFNTALGGDDSLTDKLTVHGDTAGNTRVAVNNVGGTGAQTVNGIELVQVGGNSAGNFALTTGTVEAGAYVYTLAKGTGNAEKNWYLTSKWTGSVTPQEPKTPVVDPTAPDALRPEAGSYISNLATANTLFNHRLHDRLGEPQYTDALEDEGLASSMWMRHVGGHERSSAGDGQLKTQSNRYVLQLGGDIAQWSTDGNDRWHLGVMGGYANAHSNTRSDRAGYGSDGRISGYSAGLYGTWYQNEADKTGAYVDSWMLYNWFDNRVEADNRESDSYNSKGLTASLEAGYTLKAGEFAGSQGTRNTWYVQPQAQVTWMGVKDNVHTRKDGTRIEAQGDGNIQTRLGVKTYLNSHHKMDDGKQREFQPFVEVNWIHNTESFGVKMDGTPVSRDGARNLGEIRTGVEGKLNDRLSVWGGVGVQLGNKGYSDTQGMLGIKYSW, from the coding sequence ATGAATAAAATCTATCGTGTTATCTGGAACAACACCTTACGAGTATTCCAGGTCTGCTCTGAACTGGTGAGTGGAAAACAGCAGAACTCATCGAGAAGTCGGACGGTACCGGCGATAACCTCGCAACAGAATATCTTCGTGTCATACCGTATTCCTTCCCGGATCCGCTTGCTTTCTTTACTCCTGATGATGGTGCTGCCCGTAACAGCCTTTGCTGCTTTGGATGTCGACAACAGTCAAGGCAACAGTCCTTTGGTCATCACTCAGGACAACTCGCTTTCCGATGCAGGCGTCATCACGGTGGGCACCACCAGTGGTGAAACGGGTGAGCTCAGAATCAATAATGGCGGTTCGGTCAGCGGTACGGTCACTACAATTGGGTCAGCTGCCGGAAGTACGGGACTCGTCACGGTCGATGGTACGGGCGCGATACTGAATATAGCGGATATCAGAGTGGGTAGTGCTGGTGAAGGTACGTTAACCATTACTAACGGTGGTGTCGTCAGCAATAGTGGTAGCGCGACGATTGGACAAAACGCAGGCAGCACGGGCGTGGTGAATGTCAGCAGTGGCAGTTTGTGGAATTTGTCCGGACAACCCCTGATAGTGGGCGGTAAAGGTACGGGAACACTGAACATCTCAGGAGGGAGTTCAGTGATTACCGGTAGCGATGCTGGTGGTGGCACGTCAATAGGTGTTGGCAGTTCAGCCACTGTGGATGGTACAGGTTCCAGCCTGACATATGGTTACGGTGGCCTGCAGATAAGCGGCGACCTCTCTATTACGGACGGGGGGCAGGTAACCAGCCCCAATAATCGTGGGGGGGCCAATGTATTTAACGGTTCCACGCTCACGATTGATGGCACTGACTCCAGACTGACCTCCGGCAATTTCAGTGTGAATACGGGTGGCGTACTGACCGTCACCAACGGTGGCAATCTCGTCACGAGCGGTGCTTCCGGTGATGCTATCAATGGCGCAGTGAAGGTGGACGGCACCGGTTCTGTATGGACGAACAACGGCAACTTTTTTATGGGGAATACGACGGGCACCACCCCCACAATAACCATTACCAATGGAGGTGCTGTAAACCTTACCCGTGGTGGTCAGATGATGGCTAACAACGCCACGTCCAGCGCACTCATTACCGTTGATGGTATTGGCTCCCTGCTCAGCACGGGCGCAACCCTTTCAATGCAGGGCGTCAACACGACAACGCCTACCACTTTACAGGTCACAAATGGCGGGGCATTGAAATCGAATGCAATCAATATCGGCAGACTTGCTGGTGATATCGCCAGGGTTACGGTTGATGGTGATAACTCTACCTGGACCACGACTGCTGCAACGAACATCGGACTTCAGGGGGCGGGTTCCGCGACGTTGACCAATGGTGCGGCGATGACATCCGCAGGCAGCATTTTGGTGGGATTGCAAGAAGGCAGTACAGGCTCCTTTGACATTAGCGGTGGTTCCAGTGTGAACATGGTTAATGGCAGTGGCGTGCTCCAGAGTCTAAGCGTGGGTAACAACGGCACCGGTACCCTTAATATCGACACGATCGGTTCGGTGACGGCAGGAAACACAACTCTTGGTAACGCGAATACAGGTGACGGTACCGTGGAAGTGAATGGCGCCGATGCTGTGCTGAACACCGCTATCCTGATCGTGGGGCAGTCGGGTACCGGTACGCTCACCATCACTGACAACGGTGTCGTGAACAGTTCAGGTACCGGCACGATAGGTAGCAACGCGGGTAGCTCGGGGGTAGTGGATGTCAGCAACGGTGGGCTGTGGAGCCTGATTAATGCCAGTGGCATTGCGCAAATGCTGTCTGTCGGCAATTACGGCACCGGCACCCTCAATATCAACACCACCGGGACAGTCACTGGCGGTGCGACCACTCTGGGTGGCGCCGTGGGCGGGACAGGGAACGTAAACGTTAATGGAACCGATGCAGCTCTGAACACCAGCTCACTGATTGTAGGCAGCTATGGCCGGGGCATACTCGCCATCGCCGATAGTGGCGTGGTGAACAGTACCGGCATGGGGATTGTCGGCGACAGGGCAGACAGCACAGGTGACGTGGATGTCAGTAACGGCGGCGTGTGGAATCTTGTCAACGCCAGCGGCGTCGCGCAAATCCTGTCTGTCGGTAACAACGGCACCGGTACCCTCAATATCAACACCACCGGGACGGTCACTGGCGGTGCGACCACTCTGGGGGGCGGAGCAGGGGGGACGGGGCAGATAAATGTCAACGGCACCGATGCCGTACTGAACACCACCACCCTGACCGTGGCCAATTACGGTCAGGGTACGCTGGCCATTGCGGATGGAGCTGTGGTGAACAGCACTGGCAGCGGTACGGTAGGGAGTGCAGCTGGCGGCACCGGTATTGTTACGGTGGAGGGGTCGGATTCCTTGTGGGATCTGACGGGTTCGCTGACCATCGGCGGTCAGGGCACGGGTTCGATGACGTTGACGGATAATGCCAGAGTGACCAGCAATGGAGGCACTCTTGGTAACGCTGCTGCCGGGAACGGTACGGTGGATGTCAGTTCCGGGGCAATCTGGGACAACGGCATCGGTTCCTTCACTGTGGGCAATGGTGCGACAGGTACCCTTACTATTTTTGACGGTGGGACGGTGAATGCTGGTGCCACCCAAATTGGCAGTCAGTCGGCCGGGGATGGCTCAGTGAATGTGGAGGGGACGGGGTCCGGGTTCCATGTTGGGGCTCTGACCGTAGGCCAGTCCGGTACAGGTACACTGACTGTAACTGATGGTGGTCTGGCAAACAGTAGCTCTGGTGTGGTGGGTGCCGGAGCGGGCAGCACAGGAACCGTCATCGTAGCGGGTACAGATTCCCTGCTGCGCTCCCCACTTGTGTATCTGGGCAAGATGGGCTCCGGCACCCTCACCCTGAGTAACGGTGGTACGCTGGATACAGCGAACCCCGTGGAGCTGGCGATGCAGGCCGGCAGTACGGGTACTCTCAACATCGGTGCCGCACACGGTGATTCGGCAACCGGCGCGGGGTTCATCACCGGCGCTGACAGCGTTAACATGGGCGCAGGGACAGGCTTTATCGTCTTCAACCATACTGTAAATGACCCGACCACCACTGGCGGCTACCAGTTCACCTCGCTGATTACTGGCAACGGTACCGTCATGCAGGATGCAGGGCATACCGTTCTGAACACAGAGAATACTTACAGCGGTACCACACAGGTTAACGGCGGTACTCTTACTACCACCGTACAATCAACCACCGGCAATACCGGTCTTGGTACCAGCGCTGTTAACATTGCCACACCGGGAACGCTGGACGTTGCAGGCGCGACAACAGACGGCAGCGGGAATTTCACTTTCAGCAACATTCTGACGGGGAACGGCCTGCTGAATGTGGATCTGGCGTCAGCCGCAGACACATTTACCTTCACCTCTTCTACCGGCGAGGACTTCGCCGGGGTCACTGACCTGAAAAACAGTACTTTTGCCCTGTCCGGGGACAACGCAGCGGCACTGACGCACGCCATGCTGATGACCAGTACTGGCAACACCACTACCGTAAGTGGCGAAGTGCAGAATACCGATGGACTGGCCTTTAACGGCGGTACCCTCGCGTTCGATATCTCCCTGCCTGGTGCCGCACAGTCTGACGGCGTTCTGCAGACCGGAACACTGGTTGCTGGTGCCGGTACCTTCAACCGGGATGGTCGGGATTTTCAGGCAAGCGGCATCGGTAACGTGCAGGTGAGGCTGACTGACCCGTGGAATGACCCGGGGCTGACGGCAGATCCGGACACCGACCTGAACCTGCTACAGCAGGATGACACACACGCAGATATCCGACTGGTACAGGCGGATACCGTCACCGGTTCCGGTGGTTCGCTGACGCTGACCGACCAGAACGGGAATGCCATCGGCACGGATGAGAACATCGAGATTGCCCAGAACGGCACGGTGGTTGCTGACGGACAGTATGGTTTTCGTATGACCACAGCTCCCGGTGATGGCCTGTACATTAACTACGGTCTGAAGGAAGTGGATATCCGTAACGAGCAGACGCTGACGCTGGCCGCGTTTGCGGCTGACACCGGAGCGGATGCGGACATGTCAGCGAAAGTCTCCGGTACGGGGAATCTGGCCGTGAGCACGGGCGATACGGTCTCACTTTCGAATGGCCTCAACGACTACAGCGGCGCCACCCTGGTGCAGGCAGGTACCCTGCGGACCGATGCGGACGGCGCGCTGGGCAATACCAGCGGGCTGAACATCAGCAGCAATGCCACGGCAGACCTAAACAACACGGTACAGACTGCCGGGGTGCTGACCGGCCAGGCGGGGTCAGTGCTTGACCTGGGTGACGGCTCACTGAGCGGCGGCGCGCTGACGCTGACGAACGGCGGCAACAGTGACGGTGTTCTGACCGGAACCGGGAAGCTGAACATTGACGGCGGCGTGCTGACCATCAGCGGAGCCAACAGCGGTCTGAGTGCCACCACCAACATCAGCAACGGTGCGGAAGTGGTTATCAGTGACGTACTGGGTGCCGGGACAGGGGATATCACTGATGACGGTACCCTGACGCTGGACGGTGTCACCGGGGCGCAGGTTAATAACCTCAGCGGCACCGGGGATGTCGATGCCACAAACACCACAGATGTTATGCTGACTGGCGACAACCGCGGCTTCAGCGGCCTGTTTAACATCGACAGCGGCAGCAGCCTGACCGTCAGCGAACAGAACAACCTCGGCACCGCATCCGTCAACGATAACGGTCTGCTGACCGTGAACACCGCCAGCGACTGGACGCTCAGCAATGCCGTCAGCGGCAGCGGCGACCTCACCAAAACCGGCAGTGGTGTCCTGACACTGACACAAGGCTCAGCAGCCTGGACCGGTACCACTGAAATTCTTGGCGGGGAAATTGCGCTGGGTGATAAAACCACCTCTCCAGTGGATATGGCAAGCCAGCTTGTGAATGTTCACGACGGCGCAACCCTGTCAGGGTACGGCAGCACCGCCGGTGATATCAACGTCATGCAGGGGGGGACACTGCAGGTGGACTTCACTGTCGGCGGCGACCTGAACAACAGCGGTCGGGTACTGCTGAACCGTCCGGGGATGCAGCCGGGTAACGCGCTGACGGTTAACGGCAACTACAGCGGCAATGATGGTCTGATGGCGTTCAACACGGCTCTCGGCGGTGACGACTCCCTGACCGACAAACTCACCGTTCACGGAGATACGGCCGGTAACACACGGGTTGCGGTGAACAACGTCGGGGGCACAGGCGCACAAACCGTCAACGGTATTGAACTGGTACAGGTGGGCGGTAACTCTGCCGGAAACTTCGCCCTGACCACCGGCACCGTGGAAGCCGGAGCGTATGTCTATACCCTGGCAAAAGGTACTGGTAACGCGGAGAAAAACTGGTATCTGACCAGTAAATGGACCGGATCCGTAACGCCGCAGGAGCCGAAAACCCCGGTGGTTGACCCGACAGCACCGGATGCGCTGCGCCCGGAAGCCGGCAGCTATATCAGCAACCTCGCGACCGCCAACACGCTGTTTAACCACCGCCTGCACGACCGTCTTGGTGAGCCGCAGTATACCGATGCGCTGGAAGATGAGGGACTGGCCTCCAGCATGTGGATGCGTCACGTTGGCGGACACGAACGTTCCTCTGCCGGTGACGGTCAGTTGAAAACCCAGAGCAACCGCTACGTGCTGCAACTGGGCGGTGACATCGCACAGTGGAGCACCGACGGCAACGACCGCTGGCATCTGGGCGTGATGGGCGGCTATGCGAATGCGCACAGCAATACCCGCAGCGACCGTGCCGGTTACGGCTCAGACGGGCGCATCAGCGGTTACAGCGCCGGTCTGTACGGCACCTGGTACCAGAACGAGGCGGACAAAACCGGGGCGTATGTTGACAGTTGGATGCTGTACAACTGGTTTGACAACAGGGTGGAAGCGGATAACCGTGAGAGCGACAGTTACAACTCGAAAGGGCTGACCGCCTCGCTGGAAGCGGGTTACACCCTGAAAGCCGGGGAGTTTGCCGGCAGCCAGGGCACGCGGAACACCTGGTATGTGCAGCCACAGGCGCAGGTCACCTGGATGGGCGTGAAAGATAATGTGCACACCCGGAAAGACGGCACCCGCATCGAAGCGCAGGGCGACGGCAATATCCAGACCCGTCTGGGCGTGAAGACTTACCTGAACAGTCACCACAAAATGGATGACGGCAAACAGCGTGAGTTCCAGCCGTTCGTGGAAGTGAACTGGATCCACAACACCGAAAGCTTCGGCGTGAAGATGGATGGTACACCCGTCAGTCGTGATGGCGCCCGTAACCTGGGTGAAATCCGCACCGGGGTGGAAGGTAAGCTGAATGACCGTCTGAGCGTCTGGGGTGGTGTGGGTGTACAACTGGGTAATAAAGGTTACAGTGATACTCAGGGGATGCTGGGAATAAAATACAGCTGGTAA